The DNA region AGGGCGAAGGCGCAGAAATTTTTTGAATTTTAATAATTCACAAAATCTTTTTTACTTTTAAAAATGCATCCTGTTTATCTGGAAATTGATTTGTGATGAGTTCTTTTGAAAACTCTCTTGGAATTATTTCGTCTTCTCGCCAAACGTTATGAACTTTATATTCTAGTTCCACGTCCTCAACTTTTAGCTCTTCAATTTGTTTGACATATCCTAAAATACTCTCCATGTCAGAGAGTAAGTTCTTTTTTTCTTCTTCAGAAAGCTCAATTCTGGCAAGACTAGCAAGATTTTCAACATCTTTAATGTTCATGAGAACAGTATAGCAAAAAGGGGTTAAAAAATAAATAGATTGCTTATAGCATCTACGCTATAGCGTAGATTAGTTTGTAAAAGGCCTAGCTAGTTTAAATGTCTTAAATTCTTTTTGCAATCCAATTCTTTTTAAATAATCTAGGAAATCTTTAGGAAGTGGCGATGGTCCGATCCAAACACTTCTCTGGATCATAATAAAATCAAAATTTTTAAGTTGCCGACGAAACCAATCTCTCTCCTTCTTTCTTCCTTCTGGAATATCGTAAATTAGAAGCAAATTTTTTGGCACATCTTTTTTGAAATCAGAAATAAAAGATTGAAGATATTGTCTTTTGGGTATTTTAAGTATTTTATTTTTCTCATAGGGATCACCAAAACTAGGCAAACCAAACATATTTACCGACATGCCTTTATATTTTAATC from Candidatus Paceibacterota bacterium includes:
- the gatC gene encoding Asp-tRNA(Asn)/Glu-tRNA(Gln) amidotransferase subunit GatC translates to MNIKDVENLASLARIELSEEEKKNLLSDMESILGYVKQIEELKVEDVELEYKVHNVWREDEIIPREFSKELITNQFPDKQDAFLKVKKIL